One window of Tepidanaerobacter acetatoxydans Re1 genomic DNA carries:
- a CDS encoding sigma-54 interaction domain-containing protein, producing MNANLQEILIDCLEVLARITGGYATVTDRDGVRLKTVDSSGNEIESLKGVVFGLAKKAAQTGKAISGMSQLEDGAESWCLPISEYVLACSNIERVKRNNDLKLSLIESLPFIARVAGGEAVVFDSQGKRIATVDSKGNTDHKNLGLVSKGARESMIKQKPVIGESSSVSGAMAVRIPITKEFGFGFNNEEMVRRSNKLVSEVRKHQTAKYNFSDIIGESPAMRKLKETAKLAAKSNSNVLIYGETGTGKELFAHSIHNASERHNKPFVAINCAALPPTLIESELFGYESGAFTGAKKGGHPGVFEQANGGTLFLDEISEMDIDLQAKLLRVLQEREVTRLGGRKAIPLDVRVIASTNKPLDKMVKDGKFRQDLFFRLNVFDIKLVPLRQIREDIPLIASEIVKKMNVIFGKYVEKIDDEATRLLMQYDWPGNVRELVNCLEKAFNILGNDKYITKDHLSFKFNMDDIGDASQGLSAMLADYEKKVIEKVLKETKGVKVQAAKILGISTTTLWRKIKELNIEV from the coding sequence ATGAACGCAAATTTACAGGAAATCTTGATAGACTGTTTGGAAGTCTTAGCTAGAATAACCGGAGGTTATGCCACTGTAACTGATAGAGATGGAGTAAGATTAAAAACCGTTGACTCATCTGGTAATGAAATAGAATCTTTAAAGGGTGTAGTATTTGGGCTTGCAAAAAAGGCAGCTCAAACAGGCAAAGCTATTAGTGGCATGTCTCAACTGGAAGATGGAGCGGAATCGTGGTGCCTGCCCATAAGTGAGTATGTCTTAGCTTGCAGCAACATAGAAAGGGTTAAACGAAATAATGATTTGAAATTATCCCTTATAGAGTCTCTGCCCTTTATAGCCCGTGTAGCAGGGGGAGAAGCGGTAGTATTTGACAGTCAAGGTAAAAGAATAGCAACTGTTGATTCCAAAGGCAATACAGACCATAAAAATTTGGGGTTAGTAAGCAAGGGCGCCAGAGAATCAATGATAAAGCAAAAACCTGTTATCGGAGAATCTTCGTCTGTCAGCGGCGCCATGGCTGTGCGAATACCAATAACCAAAGAATTTGGCTTCGGATTTAATAACGAAGAAATGGTCAGGCGCAGCAATAAACTTGTAAGTGAAGTAAGAAAACATCAAACTGCGAAGTACAACTTTTCAGATATTATAGGGGAAAGTCCGGCAATGAGAAAATTAAAAGAGACTGCAAAACTAGCGGCAAAATCCAATTCAAATGTCCTAATTTACGGTGAAACAGGGACGGGCAAAGAGTTATTTGCCCACTCGATTCATAATGCCAGCGAGCGGCATAATAAACCCTTTGTGGCTATAAACTGTGCTGCTCTACCGCCTACTTTAATAGAAAGTGAGCTTTTTGGATACGAAAGTGGTGCTTTTACCGGTGCAAAAAAAGGTGGTCACCCGGGAGTATTTGAACAAGCTAATGGGGGTACATTATTTTTAGATGAGATCAGCGAGATGGACATTGATTTACAGGCAAAACTTCTAAGAGTTCTTCAGGAGCGGGAAGTAACACGTTTAGGCGGAAGAAAGGCTATACCACTTGATGTTCGAGTAATAGCTTCCACTAATAAGCCCTTAGATAAAATGGTAAAAGATGGTAAATTCAGACAGGATTTATTTTTCCGATTAAATGTATTTGACATTAAATTGGTACCCTTGCGGCAGATAAGGGAGGATATACCTCTCATAGCTAGTGAGATAGTAAAAAAAATGAACGTGATCTTTGGAAAATATGTAGAGAAAATTGATGATGAGGCTACAAGGCTGCTTATGCAATATGATTGGCCAGGAAATGTCAGAGAACTTGTAAATTGTCTTGAAAAGGCCTTTAATATCTTAGGAAATGATAAATACATTACTAAAGATCACCTAAGCTTTAAATTCAATATGGATGATATAGGGGATGCAAGTCAAGGATTGTCGGCTATGTTGGCCGATTATGAAAAAAAAGTAATAGAAAAAGTGCTAAAAGAAACAAAAGGGGTAAAAGTACAAGCTGCAAAGATCCTTGGAATAAGCACTACTACTCTGTGGAGAAAAATCAAAGAATTAAATATTGAAGTCTGA
- a CDS encoding NAD(P)-dependent oxidoreductase — translation MKIGFIGLGVMGSRMAKRIHNAGYNLKVFDVMEDAVMEFEKLGVEVGSSPGDVAIDTDVILMSLPNSQIVTNVILGEDGILSKAKPGTILVDLSSITPKAIRDIYKKTSQKGVEILDAPVSGGSAGAESGNLTIMVGGKKEILHEVMPILETMGKTIYHVGDVGAGDTVKLVNNLLLGANMVAVAEALTLGVKAGLDPEVMFEVITNSSGNSYALKAKYPKFISQGNFEPGFMIDLQYKDLQLAVDTAKDLNLPLVMGNMAQQIYEMAKAEGLGQKDISSVVKLYEKWSGITVRKEE, via the coding sequence ATGAAGATAGGTTTTATCGGTTTAGGTGTAATGGGAAGTCGCATGGCAAAGCGCATACATAATGCAGGGTATAATCTAAAAGTTTTCGACGTAATGGAAGATGCGGTTATGGAATTTGAAAAGCTGGGAGTCGAAGTCGGAAGCTCCCCCGGCGATGTAGCTATTGACACTGATGTAATATTAATGTCCTTACCCAATTCACAAATCGTAACCAATGTAATACTAGGAGAAGACGGCATTCTTTCTAAGGCAAAACCCGGCACTATATTAGTAGACTTAAGCAGTATCACTCCTAAAGCTATCCGTGATATTTACAAAAAAACAAGCCAAAAAGGGGTAGAAATTCTAGATGCACCTGTCAGTGGAGGTTCTGCCGGGGCGGAATCTGGAAACTTGACTATAATGGTGGGAGGAAAAAAAGAAATATTACACGAAGTAATGCCAATTCTTGAAACTATGGGTAAAACTATCTATCACGTTGGCGATGTAGGAGCAGGAGATACTGTAAAACTCGTGAACAATCTTTTGCTAGGAGCTAATATGGTTGCTGTGGCGGAAGCTCTAACACTGGGTGTAAAAGCAGGTCTGGATCCTGAAGTAATGTTTGAAGTTATCACAAACAGTTCAGGCAACTCTTATGCACTCAAAGCCAAGTATCCGAAATTTATATCACAGGGTAACTTTGAACCGGGTTTTATGATTGATTTACAATATAAAGATCTGCAATTGGCAGTTGATACAGCAAAAGACCTAAACTTACCTCTTGTCATGGGAAATATGGCTCAGCAAATTTATGAAATGGCTAAGGCTGAAGGCTTGGGACAAAAGGATATTTCCTCAGTTGTAAAACTTTATGAAAAATGGTCTGGCATTACGGTAAGGAAGGAGGAATGA